The genomic DNA CGGCGGCCCGGCAGCCGCTTGCAGACTGGATAAGATATGGAAACTAAAGCCAATTATGTTCTGGTGGGTGTCTTTACGCTGATCGTCAGCCTGTTGGCTTTCGCGTTTGTGTTCTGGATCGCCCGTTTTGGGGAAGCACGCGATTCTCAGGAGCTCGATGTTCGTATCCCGGGTTCTGTTACGGGGTTGTCGCTTGGTAGTCAGGTTCTGTTCAACGGTATCAAGGTTGGTGATGTTCGCGCACTTAAACTCGATGAAACCAATCCAGAAATGGTGATCGTTAAAACCCGCGTCAACGCGACGACACCTATTACCCGCTCAACTGCAGCAACTCTTGGTTTTCAGGGGCTGACCGGGCAGGCTTATATTGAACTGAAGGGCGGTCGTCTTGATGAGCCCAATCTTCTGACCGAGGCTGCAAACGTAGATTCGGTTGCGCGTATTGATGCCGATCCGTCCTCAATCAACAATCTTCTTGCTACCGCACAGGATATTGCTGCACGAGCCAATGCCGTGCTTGGTCAGTTGGAGGGCTTCGTAAAGGATGCTCGTGGACCGCTGACGGATACAATCAACAACACGAAGACTTTCACCGATGCACTGGCACAGAACGCCAACATTATTCAGGAACTTGGTGAGAACACCGGAAACATCAACCAGATCGTCACTGACGCCAAGGATATGATGGCTCGCTTGAACGCTGCTTCTGTGCGTGTTGACGCCATTCTGGCGAAAACGGACAAGCTCCTGTCGAGCGACGACAAGGATGGGGTTGTTGCACAGGCTAAGGCAACGCTGGAATCCATCCGCCAGACATCCGACAATCTCGACAAGCGGATGGGGCCGATTGCGGACAATCTCCAGCGTTTTTCGGGACAGGGATTGCGTGATGTGCAATCCGTCGTGGTGGATAGCCGCCGCTCCATTCAGCGGATAGAACAGGCAATTACCGATCTCGAGCGTAACCCTCAGCGCCTTATCTTTGGCGGTAAAGGGAATGTACCTCAGTATGACGGGAGGACGCGTCATTGATTTCCAAAGCTAGCCTTGTTGACATGAAATCACGTCGCACTCTTTGTCGTACAACTTCAATATGTGTTCTGCTCAGCATACTTCTTGCTGGCTGCGGGACGACAACGCCGCTCGACACGTTCAATCTGTCTGCACCGCAGCCGGGTGTTTCTTCGCCAAGCCGCAAGAACACGCAGTTGCTTGTTCCGACGCCAACAGCCCTTAAGGCGCTCGATAGCGAGAATATCGTTGTCAGCTCAGCGCCCGGTTCCATCGAATATCTGAAGGGTGCTCAATGGGGCGACAGGCTGACGAACATTGTGCAATCACGTCTGGTGCAGGCCTATGAGAATACAGGTGTGTTCGGCGGGATTGGCCGCCCAGGAGACGGGCTGGCAATCAACTATCAGATTCTGACCGATCTGCGCATGTTCGGCATTCAGGCCTATGCATCGCCTAAGCTCGCAGTGGTCGAACTGGCTGTCAAACTGATGAATGACAAGAATGGCGAGGTTCGGGCCACCCGCGTGTTCCGTACGGCCATTCCGGTAAGCGGTGCGACGAATGCGGCCTATGTGAAGGCACTCGACGCGGCTTTTGAACGGACTGCTAGTGAGATTGTTAGCTGGACAGTGACAGCGCTCTAACCGTTTTTTTAAAGCACATATTGTCTGAAAACCGTTTCACACTTTTCGAGATGCACTCCAACCGAGGCAAGGTGGAACAATAAAAAAGGTCGGCGTGTTGCGCCGACCTTTTTTATTGAACGGAACCAGCCGGTTTAATCCGAGCCAGACAAACAAAAACGCGGCCCGAAGGCCGCGTTTCCTTTTAGTTCTGGTCTTAGCGAAGGCGACCGCTTGCGTGGGCAAGCATGGTGTAGACCTTGCCAGTGTCCGAGGTGAGGTAAGTCCGCGTCACCATGTTGTCACGGTCGTTGCGGGCTACATCTTCAAGCAGACGCTGGAAGTCGTCCATGTAGCGGTCGACGGCGCGGCGGAATTCACCATCCGTCTGATACTTGCGCTTGATATCATCAAAAGTCTGCTGACCCTTCAGCGTGTAGAGACGGCGAGTAAAGACGTTTCGTTCACCGCGACGATAACGGTCCCAAAGCTCCACCGAAGCTTCGTGGTCGATAGCGCGGGCAATGTCCACCGAAAGCGAGTTCAGCGATTCAACGACATGGCTTGGTGAACGAGGCGTTGCGACCGGCTGTACTTTCGGCTGCGCGGCTTCTTCTTCCTCGCGGGAAGCACGGGCCAGGAGATCAGACACCCATCCACGCGGCTTTTCTGCCTGTGCGGCTGCCGGTGCAGGCTGAGCCTTCGGCGCTTCGTAGGCGCGCTGGCGAATTGCAACATCTGCCTGTACCACTGGTGCCTGAACAGGGGCTGGACGAGCTGCTGCCGGTGCCGGACGCGAAACCGGGCGATCAGCACGGCTTTCGCCGACATCTACCAGACGACCGGACTTATTGACGATTTCGGCCAGTTCCTTGAGCGCATTGATCTGCTCGCTCACGGCTTTGCGCATAGCGGTCGTTGTTTCCTTGGCCTCGGCAGGCATGTCGAGAACGCCACGCTTCAGTTCGCCACGGGTCGTGTTGAGCTCGTTGCGAATTTCGCTTGCAGTGCGGCGAATATCGTCGGTTGCTGCAGAGAACTTCTGTGCTGCCTGTTCAACGATTTCCGAAACGCTTTCCCGCATCTTCTCGGCAGACGAACGGGTCTGGCCTTCGGCGCGCTGGAATGCGGAGGTCACCAGCCCTTCGAAGGACTGCATCAGCTTTTCCACGCCTTCCGACTTCTCGACGAGACCGGATGCCAGTTTGTCGAGCGCCTGATGACGATCTTCAAGCGTGCTGACAAGGCCGTTCTGCGCCGTGTTGATCATGTCGGAAGCCGAAGAGAGAACCTTTCCGTGCTCTTCGAAGCGGTCGGCGATGTCTGCGATCTGCGACAGCGTGCTGTCGGAGATAGCGCGCAGCGTACCGATATTGCCGTCAATCAGGCCAGTGGAGGCCTGGAACATCTGCGCTGCACGGTTGGTGTTTTCAACGAAGCTCGAGGTCGTGTCGACAAGGCGACCATCGATATCGGTGAGATTGCGCGTTGCAGTGTCGATCAACTTGCCCAGTTCGCCGTTGGAGGCTGCAAGACGATCGATCAGTTCGCTGACATTGTCGGAAAGACCGGTCTTGGCCTGCTGAACAGCGGCAATCGTTTCCGCTGTGCGGCTTGCAAGCGCATTGACCAGAGCGGCGTTTTCCGAACGAAGCCTGTCTGTTGCGGCATGGGTTGCTTCTTCAAGCTGCTGCGCCAGTCCACGACCGCTATCAGCAAGCCGCTGTACAAGCGGTTCTGCCGTATCGTTGAGGATCTTGGTGATTTCCTGCGAACGGGCAGCGAGAACGGCATTGAGCTCACGAGTACGTTCTTCCAGCGTCACCGCAGTCGTGTCGGTTACCTGTGCAATACGAGCCTCGACGGAACCGAGTTCCATCGTGATGCGCGAGCCGATATCACCGAGACGGGTTGCAATCGCGTCAGCACGCTCAGCGAGGCGCGTTTCGGTGCCAGCGAGATTGTCGGCAACGCTGGCCGAGAAGGACTCGCTATGGCCTGCAAGCGTTTCACTCGTCTTGGAAGCCGTATCGGCAATCCGCGCTTCAATCGAGCTAAGTTCGCCGGTGAGGCGGCTTTCGATTGCTTCAAGACCGCTGGCAATAGCGCTGGCGCGTTCATTGAGGCGCGTTTCGGTGCCAGCAAGGTTGTCGGCGACGCTTGCAGCGAAGGCTTCGCTGTGACCAGCAAGCGTTTCGCTGGTTCTGCTTGCCGTGTTGGCGATGCGGGCTTCGATTGAGCCAAGCTCGCCGGTGAGGCGGCTTTCGATCTCACCAAGACGACCGGCAATCGCGTCGGCGCGGTCGCCGAGACGTGCTTCCGTGCCAGACAGATTATCGATCAGGCGAGCGCTGAATGCTTCGCCGAAGCCATCCAGAGCTTCACCAGCCTTGGCTGCTTCAGCCGAAAGCGTGCTCGCGGCTTCACCGATCTTCTCGCGCAGCGTGCCAGCAACGATGCCAGCGCTCTGTTCGAGTGCACGGCGGACATTGTCGACGCCGATGGTGAGTGCCTTTTCCATCGTCTGTGTGCGTTCTTCGATAATGCCGGTCTGGCCTTCAAATGCGCGGCTGATGGTCGAACTGCTGTCGGCAATTGCATTGTGAAGGTTGGTCGTGCGCTGCTCCAGGATATCGCTGTGATCCTGCAGCGTCTGGCTCAGCGATGTCGTGCTCTCACTCAGGGTCGAGCGGATTTCGGCAGCACGCGTTTCAATTGTGCGCTCGTGACCGTCCAGAATGCCTGAGAGGGCATTGTTGTGATCGTTCAGGACGTTATGAAGGCCGCTCGTGCGCTCTTCGACCTGACGAACATGTTCGCCCAAGGCGGCAACAAATGCATCGCGACCGGCACCAATGGAATCAGTCATGCTGCTTGCACGTTCATCGAGAATGCGTGCGAGCGTGTTCTGATTATCAGTGATGAGCGCCTGTAGCGAATTTACGCGCTCATCGAAAGTGCGAGCGAGAACCTCACGGTTTTCGTTGAAGTTATCGCGCATTGCGGCGGCACGCTCATCCATCAGTTGAGCAAGCATGGCTTGATTGCCCGCAATGACACCATGAAGCGTGGTGGCGCGCTCTTCCAGCGAACGAGCGTGGTCTGCAAAGCTTGCATCAAGCAGTGCGGAATGGCTTGCTATTGTCTCGCGCAGTGCGTTGGTCCGCTCTTCCAGAATTGCCGCATGACTATCGGCAACGGTGTTGAGGGCAGATGCGCTGACGTTAACGGCATTCTCGATATCGCTCGTGCGTGCAGCAAGCGTATCGGCATGACCGCGGATGACGGAGGAAACGCGTTCCGTTTCGCCTTCCAGCGAAGCAGCCAGAACATCACGGCTTTCGGCAAGCTTGCCTGCAAAGGCATCGGCCTTTTCGCCAAGAATATTGCCGACGCTTTCGCCGATAGATGTCAGATCTTCGCCGATCTTTGTCTTGGTTTCGTCGATCATCGTGCTCAGAGACGTGCGACCGCTGGAGAAGGTCTCTGCGATTTCACGAGTACGAGCGATGAGGTTTTCGTTGATCTGGCGCGAACGGGTTTCGAGAGCTGCATTGAGCTTCTCAGTGCTGCTGTCGAGAGCATGCGCACGGGCTTCGAATTCGGACAGAAGCGACCGGCCACGCTCGGAAAGGGTGCTTTCGAGGTTTGCAAGACGGGTGTCGAATTCGCTGACCATGGATTGCGTTGCACCGCCAAGCAGATTGGCAATACCGGTTGTGCGTTCGTCCAGAGCTTCCGTCAGGCGGTCCGATACAGTGCGCGACTGTTCATCAAGCGTTGCAATGCGGGTATCGAGCAGGTTTGCAAAAGCTTCGCCCGAAGTCGTGATGCGGGAACCGATGTCACCGGTGCGGGTTTCAATGGCTTCGGCAATGGCGCCGCCGCTTTCATTGATGCTGCCGATCAGGCGTTCACCGGATTCGCCGAGCAGGGTGCTCAGCTGCTGCGAGGCAGACAGTACATTGTCGCGGATGATGTTGGACGCGCTGGAAAGTTCTTCCTTAAGCTGCTCATGCGCACCGGAGATCGATGAACGTACCCGTTCGGCATGGCTGACAACAGCTTCACGCTCGTTGCCCAGATCGCTGACGAGCGAACGAATGCGAACTTCATTGTCGCTATAAGCACGCTCAAGCTGATTGACTTCGGACTGAACGAGCGTTTCCAGCTCGACGGCACGAGCCAAGGTGCGTTCGATGCCTTCGTTCATGGCGGCGACTTCGCGGCGTACTGCCTGTCCGAGGGTAGAAACGCGATCACCGGATACGGCTTCCGGCTGGAGCAGGCGCATTGCAGCTTCCGACATGCTGCGTGCTGCCGTATGCATTTCCTGCGCGCGCTTTACGAGTTGCGCGAAGCCCCAGAACATGGCTACCGGCAATGCTACACCCGCAACGACGCCGAGGCCGGCGGGCGAGGTGAAGAAGTCCTTGGTGGCTTGCAGGGTCGAAAAGACATCAGGATTGATGGCTTTGCTCAGGGCGACGCCGCCAGCGGCCCAGAGCACGCTGATTGCAGTTGTCGTCCAGAAAAGCTTAGAGGAATTTTCCGTCGCACGGCGTGGAGCGGCGATAATCGCTTTTTCACTTCGGGAATCGTCATTGGCCGGCGTGAAGGTAGGGGATGCAACAGGTGCAGCGGTTGCAACAGGTGCAGCGGAAACAGGCTTGCTGACAACAGGTTCGGGCGCTGGCGTTGCGACCTTCGAAGTGTTGGCCGGCTTGTGCTGAACGTTGGCCGTACCTTGCGAAACTGGTCCGGCAGCTTTCACAACCGGCGGGACCGGCGGCGCTGCAGGCGTTGCAATCACCGAGGCAGTGGTGATGGTGGCCACTTTTGCAGCAGTTTCCACAGGGGAAACGGCAACGGGCTCTACCGTCTTGGTCTTCTGCTCAGCAACAAGTTCTTCAGCCGCGCGCGAAATCTGTTCTTCCAGATCATCGACGGAGAAGCCTTCATCGAACGCACTCAAGTCCATGTCGATATCAAGATCATCACCGAAATCGATATCGAGTGCCTGTTCCAGCGCCTTTTCAACCTCAAGGTCGAGCTTCTGTGCCTTGGATTTGGAAGCCATTGTTTGCCTACCTCGTACTCATTACTGCGACGGCCGGACCATAAAAAGGCCGTTACAAAACTTTCTCCGCCATTTTGCATCGTATCGGCTCGGGCTTGTTAAGGAAATAGGCCTCTTCTGCCGATACCTAAAACTTTAAATACAAGGTTAACGGAAATCGGCTCAATTCATGAAAATTCGACATTTCCGGGCTTTCCGCATTTACCAGCAAGTTGTGGAAATCGATCCGGACCGTATCCTTCATCCAGGAAAGCTCTACGAGTTTATTAACAAAAATACCCGTATAGAGTGTCCGGATGAATGAATTTCATTTCATGATTGCATCCACTGGAGCGCTGGATTCTGTCCGTCATTCCTAACCGTCCCTCAATTCACATCATATGATGCAGTTTCCGCAGACGGCAAGGAAGAGTTTTTGGATTTTGGGCGCAACTGTCGGGTTTATCAGGTAGTGAAACTCGTCGTCGATGCACGGCATATTGGCGCAGTTGTGGGCGCGGGCGCGGTCAAGGTTGAAACTAATTGCAGAACGCCGTATCTGCCATTCCGAGTTTATTTGCGTTTCCCTGCCAAGGCAGTGACGGGCGCTCAGGATGAAGATCGCGCGAAACTTGCGTGTTTCAAGGAATAAAAATGACGAAGATCGTATTCGTATCAGCTGATGGCGCGACACGGACCGAAGTCGAAGCCGACAACGGGTCAAGCGTGATGGAAGCTGCCATTCGCAATGGCATTCCGGGCATTGATGCGGAATGTGGCGGTGCCTGCGCCTGCGCAACCTGCCATGTCTATGTTGATGAAGACTGGACGGACACTGTCGGCGGGCCTGACGCGATGGAAGAGGACATGCTGGACTTCGCTTATGAAGTTCGTCCTACTTCACGCCTCTCGTGTCAGATCCGGGTTTCTGACGATATTGACGGCCTTGTCGTGCAGGTGCCCGAACGCCAGAATTAAGTTTTAAAAGAGATGGTGATGTGATGGGCGCCGAACCGCAGAATGATATTGTCATTATCGGCTGCGGGCCTGTTGCACTCTTTTCCGTTTTTCAGCTGGGGCTGTTCGGTTTCAGGTGCCATCTCATCGATGCCAGTGATCGGCCCGGCGGTCAATGTACGGCACTCTATGCCGACAAGCCGATTTACGACGTGCCCGGGTTTCCTGAAATCATGGGTGAGGAGCTTGTCGAAAGGCTTCTCAAGCAGATCGCGCCATATAATCCTGTTTTTCATTTCAACAAGATCGCGGTCAGAATCGCGGTCGATGATGACGGCGTGGCTGTTGACACTAGCAATGGCGACAAGCTTGAAGCACGGACAGCGGTGATTGCATCTGGTCTTGGTGCTTTCGGTCTCGATGGACAGGTTATCCGTCCCGACCCTCTGGCCGAAGTTTCCTTAATCAAGACGGGCAACATGCTGGCTGTTAGTCCCGAGACCTTCAGAACTTCAAGTCCGAAGATCTACGCTATCGGCGATGCTTGCCACTATCCGGGCAAGCTGAAACTCATCCTGTCAGGGTTCCATGAAGCAGCATTGATGAC from Brucella anthropi ATCC 49188 includes the following:
- a CDS encoding MlaD family protein, yielding METKANYVLVGVFTLIVSLLAFAFVFWIARFGEARDSQELDVRIPGSVTGLSLGSQVLFNGIKVGDVRALKLDETNPEMVIVKTRVNATTPITRSTAATLGFQGLTGQAYIELKGGRLDEPNLLTEAANVDSVARIDADPSSINNLLATAQDIAARANAVLGQLEGFVKDARGPLTDTINNTKTFTDALAQNANIIQELGENTGNINQIVTDAKDMMARLNAASVRVDAILAKTDKLLSSDDKDGVVAQAKATLESIRQTSDNLDKRMGPIADNLQRFSGQGLRDVQSVVVDSRRSIQRIEQAITDLERNPQRLIFGGKGNVPQYDGRTRH
- a CDS encoding ABC-type transport auxiliary lipoprotein family protein; protein product: MKSRRTLCRTTSICVLLSILLAGCGTTTPLDTFNLSAPQPGVSSPSRKNTQLLVPTPTALKALDSENIVVSSAPGSIEYLKGAQWGDRLTNIVQSRLVQAYENTGVFGGIGRPGDGLAINYQILTDLRMFGIQAYASPKLAVVELAVKLMNDKNGEVRATRVFRTAIPVSGATNAAYVKALDAAFERTASEIVSWTVTAL
- a CDS encoding kinesin, with translation MASKSKAQKLDLEVEKALEQALDIDFGDDLDIDMDLSAFDEGFSVDDLEEQISRAAEELVAEQKTKTVEPVAVSPVETAAKVATITTASVIATPAAPPVPPVVKAAGPVSQGTANVQHKPANTSKVATPAPEPVVSKPVSAAPVATAAPVASPTFTPANDDSRSEKAIIAAPRRATENSSKLFWTTTAISVLWAAGGVALSKAINPDVFSTLQATKDFFTSPAGLGVVAGVALPVAMFWGFAQLVKRAQEMHTAARSMSEAAMRLLQPEAVSGDRVSTLGQAVRREVAAMNEGIERTLARAVELETLVQSEVNQLERAYSDNEVRIRSLVSDLGNEREAVVSHAERVRSSISGAHEQLKEELSSASNIIRDNVLSASQQLSTLLGESGERLIGSINESGGAIAEAIETRTGDIGSRITTSGEAFANLLDTRIATLDEQSRTVSDRLTEALDERTTGIANLLGGATQSMVSEFDTRLANLESTLSERGRSLLSEFEARAHALDSSTEKLNAALETRSRQINENLIARTREIAETFSSGRTSLSTMIDETKTKIGEDLTSIGESVGNILGEKADAFAGKLAESRDVLAASLEGETERVSSVIRGHADTLAARTSDIENAVNVSASALNTVADSHAAILEERTNALRETIASHSALLDASFADHARSLEERATTLHGVIAGNQAMLAQLMDERAAAMRDNFNENREVLARTFDERVNSLQALITDNQNTLARILDERASSMTDSIGAGRDAFVAALGEHVRQVEERTSGLHNVLNDHNNALSGILDGHERTIETRAAEIRSTLSESTTSLSQTLQDHSDILEQRTTNLHNAIADSSSTISRAFEGQTGIIEERTQTMEKALTIGVDNVRRALEQSAGIVAGTLREKIGEAASTLSAEAAKAGEALDGFGEAFSARLIDNLSGTEARLGDRADAIAGRLGEIESRLTGELGSIEARIANTASRTSETLAGHSEAFAASVADNLAGTETRLNERASAIASGLEAIESRLTGELSSIEARIADTASKTSETLAGHSESFSASVADNLAGTETRLAERADAIATRLGDIGSRITMELGSVEARIAQVTDTTAVTLEERTRELNAVLAARSQEITKILNDTAEPLVQRLADSGRGLAQQLEEATHAATDRLRSENAALVNALASRTAETIAAVQQAKTGLSDNVSELIDRLAASNGELGKLIDTATRNLTDIDGRLVDTTSSFVENTNRAAQMFQASTGLIDGNIGTLRAISDSTLSQIADIADRFEEHGKVLSSASDMINTAQNGLVSTLEDRHQALDKLASGLVEKSEGVEKLMQSFEGLVTSAFQRAEGQTRSSAEKMRESVSEIVEQAAQKFSAATDDIRRTASEIRNELNTTRGELKRGVLDMPAEAKETTTAMRKAVSEQINALKELAEIVNKSGRLVDVGESRADRPVSRPAPAAARPAPVQAPVVQADVAIRQRAYEAPKAQPAPAAAQAEKPRGWVSDLLARASREEEEAAQPKVQPVATPRSPSHVVESLNSLSVDIARAIDHEASVELWDRYRRGERNVFTRRLYTLKGQQTFDDIKRKYQTDGEFRRAVDRYMDDFQRLLEDVARNDRDNMVTRTYLTSDTGKVYTMLAHASGRLR
- a CDS encoding 2Fe-2S iron-sulfur cluster-binding protein; the encoded protein is MTKIVFVSADGATRTEVEADNGSSVMEAAIRNGIPGIDAECGGACACATCHVYVDEDWTDTVGGPDAMEEDMLDFAYEVRPTSRLSCQIRVSDDIDGLVVQVPERQN
- a CDS encoding NAD(P)/FAD-dependent oxidoreductase gives rise to the protein MGAEPQNDIVIIGCGPVALFSVFQLGLFGFRCHLIDASDRPGGQCTALYADKPIYDVPGFPEIMGEELVERLLKQIAPYNPVFHFNKIAVRIAVDDDGVAVDTSNGDKLEARTAVIASGLGAFGLDGQVIRPDPLAEVSLIKTGNMLAVSPETFRTSSPKIYAIGDACHYPGKLKLILSGFHEAALMTQAIRRELR